A region of Acidisarcina sp. DNA encodes the following proteins:
- a CDS encoding NADH-quinone oxidoreductase subunit B: protein MEVRSKYVIDEQLKLEMSRQGIFTTTLEELYNWGRKNSVWPLTFGLACCAIEMIATTMARYDLARFGAEVFRPSPRQADLMIVSGTVTKKMAPQVVRLYNQMPEPKYVIAMGACAISGGPFKQGYNVLKGIDRYVPVDVHIPGCPPRPEALIHAFMTLQKKIDEQHLTGADRARHLNENLPSEFVVPEFGEHDLEPRSNTLVWPIASSKDGAQG, encoded by the coding sequence TTGGAAGTCAGGTCAAAATACGTGATCGATGAGCAACTCAAACTCGAGATGAGCCGGCAGGGGATCTTCACCACGACCCTGGAGGAGCTCTATAACTGGGGCCGGAAGAACTCCGTCTGGCCGCTGACCTTTGGCCTCGCCTGTTGCGCCATTGAGATGATCGCTACCACCATGGCACGTTATGACCTGGCGCGCTTTGGCGCAGAGGTCTTTCGTCCGTCTCCCCGGCAGGCCGATCTGATGATTGTCTCCGGCACGGTCACCAAGAAGATGGCTCCGCAGGTGGTTCGCCTCTACAACCAGATGCCTGAGCCCAAATACGTCATCGCGATGGGCGCCTGCGCCATCTCCGGCGGCCCCTTCAAGCAGGGCTATAACGTGCTGAAGGGAATCGACCGCTACGTGCCTGTTGATGTTCACATCCCCGGATGCCCTCCGCGGCCGGAGGCGCTCATTCACGCATTCATGACGCTGCAGAAGAAGATCGACGAGCAGCATCTCACCGGCGCGGACCGTGCAAGACACCTGAACGAGAATCTGCCCAGCGAGTTTGTTGTACCCGAGTTTGGCGAGCACGATCTGGAGCCGCGCAGCAACACTCTCGTCTGGCCAATCGCTAGCAGTAAGGATGGCGCGCAGGGATGA
- a CDS encoding NADH-quinone oxidoreductase subunit J — protein sequence MTLPFAIIAALTIAGAVAAMSLRNLVHCVLALTLAFAGLAGMFLLLGAQFVGFAQVLVYIGSVAILTVFAILLTRGAEPDAFPQLRSAWLPNMVIVAAVFGVLVWAVHASPLSRSALPPQPQVSVKQIGFALMDRFVLPLEVIGLLLTAALIGAVIIAMHEKQASK from the coding sequence ATGACACTGCCGTTCGCCATCATTGCTGCGCTGACGATTGCCGGAGCCGTGGCAGCAATGAGCCTTCGTAATCTAGTGCACTGCGTCCTTGCGCTTACCCTGGCGTTTGCCGGGCTCGCCGGAATGTTCCTACTCCTTGGTGCGCAGTTTGTCGGATTCGCCCAGGTCCTGGTTTACATCGGCTCGGTCGCAATTCTCACCGTCTTTGCCATCCTGCTCACGCGTGGTGCGGAACCGGATGCTTTTCCCCAACTTCGATCGGCGTGGCTGCCCAACATGGTGATCGTTGCCGCAGTCTTTGGCGTGCTGGTATGGGCCGTGCATGCGAGTCCATTGTCGCGGAGCGCACTACCGCCCCAGCCCCAGGTGAGCGTCAAGCAGATTGGCTTCGCTCTGATGGATAGATTCGTGCTGCCGCTCGAGGTGATCGGCCTCCTGCTGACGGCCGCGCTGATCGGAGCAGTCATTATCGCCATGCATGAAAAGCAGGCCAGCAAATGA
- a CDS encoding NADH-quinone oxidoreductase subunit C, translating to MTVEQIQAQIQAAVPGARVEIVYNPSPSAQHSLLLDSEHALAVAKFLRDDRELCFDQCSNASGVDWLPREVSEKVKVKKLVEGVEQEVEEVQKTMVPGYLEVVYHLFSIEKKHGPVILRLRTEDRADKVHLPSMTPVWRSAEFQEREIFDLYGVIFDGHPDLRRILMWEGFKDHPMRKDYVEADDYEYEPTPHDHVLQRAREESSRQQS from the coding sequence ATGACAGTCGAGCAGATTCAAGCCCAAATTCAAGCTGCCGTTCCGGGAGCCAGGGTGGAGATTGTTTACAATCCCAGCCCCTCCGCGCAGCACTCGCTGCTGCTCGATTCCGAGCACGCGCTGGCGGTCGCGAAGTTTCTGCGTGACGATCGCGAGCTCTGCTTCGACCAATGCTCCAATGCCAGCGGCGTCGATTGGCTGCCCCGTGAGGTCAGCGAAAAAGTAAAGGTGAAGAAGTTGGTCGAGGGCGTCGAGCAGGAAGTCGAGGAGGTCCAGAAGACAATGGTTCCCGGCTACCTGGAGGTTGTCTACCACCTCTTTTCGATTGAGAAGAAGCATGGGCCGGTCATCCTTCGCCTGCGAACCGAAGACCGCGCCGACAAGGTGCATCTCCCGTCCATGACGCCGGTCTGGCGCTCCGCGGAGTTCCAGGAGCGGGAGATATTCGATCTCTATGGAGTGATTTTTGACGGTCATCCCGACCTTCGGCGAATCCTGATGTGGGAGGGCTTTAAGGACCACCCCATGCGCAAGGATTACGTGGAGGCGGACGATTATGAGTACGAGCCGACTCCGCATGACCATGTCCTGCAGCGGGCACGGGAGGAGTCGAGCCGCCAGCAGTCTTAG
- a CDS encoding NADH-quinone oxidoreductase subunit M gives MTTLPVLTILTLMPVVGALLILFIGQASDSVRTDRVARALAVGFSLAALLFTLGLWHAFQPASNGLQFQEQHAWIPSLNIQYHLGIDGLGLLMVLLSAIVVLIGIAASWRVTERVPLYFSLVLLLQAGLFGTFTALNFFHWFLFWELSLIPAFFLIRLWGGPQRASAATQFFIYTMVGSVALLLAFLALFLATGSFDFIDLAAMARDGQLLPAITANLGGHGMAGSRVALLLFFAALLGFAVKVPLMPFHTWLPAAYAEAPTGTTILLTGAMSKMGVYGFLRILLPIFPQQMLWMRKPLLILAVATIVFSACAAFAQKDLKRIFAYSSINHLGYCLLGIFAVAGASGDSAAMLTQKAAAIDGVFLQMFNHGLTASVLFWFVSLIEKRSGGVRGLNDFGGLRKVAPVFCGLMGIALFSSLGLPGLNGFIGEFLIFKGVFPLTPWAASLSLFGLLVTAIVLLTILQRVFSGPLNPRWSGFADLSAQETLVLAPAIALMFLLGLYPQVVLGVVNGTALAIAAQLSF, from the coding sequence ATGACGACCTTGCCGGTGCTCACAATTCTTACCCTCATGCCGGTCGTCGGCGCGCTGCTTATCCTCTTCATCGGACAGGCGTCGGACAGTGTCCGCACAGACCGCGTTGCCCGCGCCCTCGCAGTCGGCTTCAGCCTTGCCGCGTTGCTCTTCACGCTGGGGTTATGGCATGCCTTCCAGCCCGCTTCCAATGGGCTCCAGTTTCAGGAACAGCACGCCTGGATACCGTCGCTGAACATCCAGTACCACCTCGGCATCGATGGGCTGGGACTCCTGATGGTCCTTCTCTCGGCGATCGTTGTCCTCATAGGCATCGCAGCCTCGTGGCGTGTCACCGAGAGAGTGCCTCTCTACTTTTCTCTGGTGTTGCTGCTCCAGGCGGGACTCTTCGGTACCTTTACCGCCCTGAACTTTTTTCACTGGTTTCTCTTCTGGGAGCTCAGCCTTATTCCGGCCTTCTTCCTTATCCGGCTCTGGGGAGGACCGCAGCGCGCTTCTGCCGCTACACAGTTCTTTATCTACACCATGGTTGGCAGCGTAGCCTTGTTGCTTGCCTTCCTGGCGCTCTTTCTCGCGACCGGCAGCTTTGACTTCATCGATCTCGCGGCCATGGCGCGCGATGGACAGCTCCTTCCGGCTATCACCGCAAATCTGGGTGGGCACGGCATGGCGGGCAGCCGCGTTGCGCTGCTCCTCTTCTTTGCCGCACTGCTCGGCTTTGCCGTCAAAGTGCCGCTGATGCCGTTCCATACCTGGCTGCCCGCTGCTTACGCCGAAGCGCCAACGGGAACGACCATTCTGCTGACCGGAGCCATGTCCAAGATGGGCGTGTACGGATTCCTCCGCATTCTGCTGCCGATTTTTCCGCAGCAGATGTTGTGGATGCGCAAGCCGCTCCTCATCCTCGCCGTTGCCACCATCGTTTTTTCCGCCTGCGCTGCTTTCGCGCAGAAGGATCTCAAGCGCATATTCGCCTACTCGTCCATCAATCACCTTGGCTATTGTCTGCTGGGCATCTTTGCCGTGGCCGGAGCCAGTGGGGACAGCGCCGCAATGCTGACGCAGAAGGCTGCAGCGATTGACGGCGTATTTCTGCAGATGTTCAACCACGGCCTTACCGCTTCGGTGCTCTTCTGGTTTGTTTCGCTGATTGAGAAGCGCAGCGGCGGAGTTCGCGGCCTCAATGATTTTGGTGGTCTGCGCAAGGTCGCTCCTGTCTTTTGCGGATTGATGGGGATCGCGCTCTTCTCTTCGCTCGGCCTGCCGGGTCTCAACGGATTCATTGGCGAGTTCCTGATCTTTAAGGGAGTTTTTCCGCTCACACCCTGGGCCGCGTCCCTTTCGCTCTTTGGGCTGCTGGTCACGGCAATTGTGCTTTTGACGATCCTGCAGCGCGTCTTTTCAGGTCCGTTGAACCCCCGCTGGTCGGGCTTTGCTGACCTTTCGGCGCAGGAGACGCTGGTGCTGGCGCCTGCTATCGCGCTGATGTTTCTCCTGGGTCTTTATCCCCAGGTCGTGCTTGGTGTCGTCAACGGGACCGCGCTGGCGATTGCCGCGCAACTGAGCTTTTAG
- the nuoH gene encoding NADH-quinone oxidoreductase subunit NuoH, producing the protein MTETIDQIFVILKHWLVGYVPAAAQPVVAGLISVVPIILFFPLLFALITVLERKGLGRIQNRYGPNRVGPFGILQPIADGVKTLTKENIIPRSADKLVHLLAPLLLVVATFLGFAVIPVGRNMVATDMDAAVLYFFAAGSITELAVFMAGWSSRNKYSLLGAMRAIAQMISYEVPLILSAVTVIMIAGTLSTVSIVELQSGYTGIFPHWYVFTPWGFAGFILFMIAATAESNRSPFDLPEGESELIAGYYTEYSGFKFALFFLAEYIGMMSISGMAITLFLGGWAAPFSFLTWIPSYLWFFGKLFFLIAGFIWIRGTMPRLRMDQLMNFAWKFMLPMALINLVTAGVWRFLSPGVLRWLICSVMVVAPYILLGRGLVPGKKLEKRAYRFAE; encoded by the coding sequence ATGACTGAGACGATCGATCAGATTTTTGTGATTCTGAAGCACTGGCTGGTGGGATACGTGCCCGCCGCTGCGCAACCTGTTGTTGCCGGATTGATCTCCGTTGTCCCCATCATTCTTTTCTTTCCGCTGCTCTTCGCTCTCATCACCGTCCTCGAACGCAAGGGACTGGGGCGTATTCAGAATCGCTACGGCCCTAACCGCGTCGGCCCCTTCGGCATCCTTCAGCCCATTGCCGATGGCGTCAAGACGCTGACCAAAGAAAACATCATTCCTCGCTCCGCCGATAAGCTGGTTCACCTGCTCGCGCCGTTGCTGCTGGTCGTGGCTACCTTCCTTGGCTTTGCCGTGATCCCCGTGGGACGCAACATGGTGGCCACCGATATGGATGCTGCGGTGCTGTACTTCTTTGCTGCCGGATCAATTACCGAGCTGGCGGTCTTCATGGCAGGCTGGTCCAGCCGCAACAAGTACTCTCTGCTGGGAGCCATGCGCGCCATCGCGCAGATGATCAGCTATGAAGTGCCGCTGATTCTCTCCGCCGTCACCGTGATCATGATCGCCGGCACGCTCTCCACTGTCTCCATCGTCGAGTTGCAGTCGGGGTACACCGGCATTTTTCCGCACTGGTATGTATTCACCCCTTGGGGATTCGCCGGCTTTATCCTCTTTATGATCGCTGCGACTGCAGAATCGAATCGCTCTCCTTTCGATTTACCTGAAGGCGAGTCGGAGCTGATCGCTGGCTACTACACGGAGTACTCGGGCTTTAAATTCGCGCTCTTTTTTCTCGCGGAGTATATCGGGATGATGTCCATCAGCGGTATGGCCATCACCCTGTTCCTCGGCGGATGGGCGGCGCCCTTCTCTTTTCTTACATGGATTCCGTCGTATCTCTGGTTCTTTGGGAAGCTCTTCTTCCTGATCGCTGGATTTATCTGGATCCGGGGTACCATGCCGAGGCTTCGCATGGATCAGTTGATGAATTTCGCATGGAAGTTCATGCTGCCGATGGCACTCATCAATCTGGTTACCGCTGGCGTCTGGCGCTTCTTGTCTCCGGGAGTTCTCCGGTGGCTCATCTGCAGCGTTATGGTGGTCGCCCCTTACATATTGCTGGGGCGCGGACTGGTGCCGGGAAAGAAACTGGAGAAGCGGGCATATCGTTTTGCCGAGTAA
- the nuoK gene encoding NADH-quinone oxidoreductase subunit NuoK, with translation MTLSGYLIVASLLFAVGFAGALTRRNSILVLIGIELMLNAANLNFIAFWRYGPHPEALTGILFAVFSIGVAAAEAAVGLAMIIAIYRHYRTTNLDYIDSMKG, from the coding sequence ATGACGTTATCCGGATACCTTATCGTTGCGTCCCTCCTCTTCGCCGTCGGATTTGCCGGCGCATTGACCCGCCGCAACTCGATTCTTGTCCTGATCGGTATTGAGCTTATGCTCAACGCCGCGAACCTTAACTTCATCGCCTTCTGGCGCTATGGCCCCCATCCTGAAGCTTTGACCGGCATTCTGTTTGCGGTCTTCTCCATCGGGGTCGCGGCGGCGGAGGCGGCGGTTGGACTGGCCATGATCATTGCCATCTACCGTCATTACAGAACCACCAACCTTGACTACATCGACTCCATGAAGGGATGA
- the nuoL gene encoding NADH-quinone oxidoreductase subunit L, with amino-acid sequence MNWIVQNLWLIPVLPLLAAGLSSVARQRNRVFAASLAIGSMVLSFLLSLAAIVHVYGLTGSGTPAREVFNFRWFQFGSEWLSLGWVLDPLTAIMLVMVTFVGTLIFIYSVGYMAHDENFTRFFCFLSLFAAAMLGVVIANSLLLLFMCWELVGLTSYLLIGFWYHRPSAAAAAKKAFITTRIGDLPFLLGIVWLYAQTGTLLFYNGGAGAIEHSALTAMVAQITSSGMAVSTAIALLIFCGAVGKSGQVPLHVWLPDAMEGPTPVSALIHAATMVAAGVFLVARVYPLMSASPALLAPGAIETAITATTALKVVTWIGAITAVFAASIAVAQNDIKRILAYSTVSQLGYMMLGLGVGGVAVGFFHLITHAFFKSLLFMGAGSVIHGCHEEQDIRRMGGLRKWMPVTFAAYSVGMLALCGFPLFFSGFWSKDEILHSAHLWTVSRMPFYLGVIGAFLTAFYMTRQMFYVFFGKSRLASADQHETPHESPSVMTTPLVILATCSVLLGFVGTPAWNAFHAFLQGERIGVDFSRFGENGILPVMLSSSLVVFLGLTLGWWFYGRKPVPAADQPDALDAIQPQLFRVLANKFYVDELYEATFIRFNAWAARASDWLDRWVWGGGVQLVSRSVLALSWFNRLLDTNVVNSGFDAGCQGAARGARILSHLQNGRVQNYLRMIGVALVFFVLFLIWGSKG; translated from the coding sequence ATGAACTGGATAGTGCAAAACCTGTGGCTGATTCCCGTTCTGCCGCTGCTGGCAGCCGGACTCAGCTCCGTAGCCCGCCAGCGGAACCGTGTCTTTGCCGCCTCGCTGGCCATTGGGTCGATGGTTTTGTCCTTCCTCCTCTCCCTCGCTGCGATTGTCCATGTGTACGGTCTTACAGGTAGCGGAACCCCAGCGCGAGAGGTCTTCAACTTCCGCTGGTTCCAGTTTGGCAGCGAATGGCTCAGCCTGGGATGGGTACTGGATCCACTTACCGCCATTATGCTGGTGATGGTCACCTTCGTCGGCACGCTGATCTTTATCTACAGCGTTGGCTATATGGCCCACGACGAAAATTTCACCCGCTTCTTCTGTTTCCTGTCGCTATTCGCAGCCGCGATGCTGGGCGTGGTCATCGCCAACAGCCTGCTGCTGCTCTTCATGTGCTGGGAGCTGGTCGGCCTGACCTCCTATCTGCTCATCGGCTTCTGGTATCACCGACCGAGTGCTGCAGCAGCAGCGAAGAAAGCCTTCATCACCACCCGCATCGGCGATCTGCCTTTTCTGCTCGGCATCGTCTGGCTCTATGCCCAGACCGGCACACTGCTCTTTTATAACGGCGGCGCCGGAGCCATCGAGCACTCGGCACTGACCGCGATGGTTGCGCAAATCACCAGCAGTGGCATGGCCGTGTCTACCGCCATCGCTCTGCTGATCTTCTGCGGGGCGGTTGGTAAATCCGGCCAGGTTCCGCTGCATGTGTGGCTCCCCGATGCCATGGAAGGTCCTACCCCGGTCAGCGCGCTCATCCACGCGGCAACCATGGTGGCGGCTGGCGTCTTTCTCGTAGCCCGCGTCTATCCTCTGATGTCTGCCTCGCCGGCGCTGCTTGCCCCGGGTGCGATTGAGACTGCAATTACCGCGACTACGGCGCTCAAGGTCGTTACCTGGATCGGTGCCATCACCGCAGTGTTTGCGGCCAGCATCGCAGTTGCGCAGAACGACATCAAGCGCATCCTTGCCTACTCCACCGTCTCCCAGCTTGGCTACATGATGCTGGGATTGGGAGTGGGAGGTGTCGCGGTTGGATTCTTCCATCTAATTACGCACGCGTTCTTCAAATCGCTTCTCTTTATGGGCGCCGGATCGGTGATCCACGGTTGCCATGAGGAGCAGGACATTCGCCGCATGGGCGGTCTGCGCAAATGGATGCCGGTTACCTTCGCAGCCTACTCCGTCGGCATGCTCGCGCTTTGCGGCTTTCCGCTGTTTTTCTCCGGCTTCTGGAGCAAGGATGAGATTCTCCACTCCGCGCACCTGTGGACCGTCTCCCGTATGCCTTTTTATCTCGGTGTCATCGGAGCGTTCTTGACAGCCTTCTACATGACCCGGCAGATGTTCTACGTCTTCTTCGGTAAGTCGCGCCTCGCATCGGCCGACCAGCACGAGACGCCCCACGAGAGCCCATCGGTCATGACGACGCCGCTGGTCATCCTGGCCACGTGCTCGGTACTGCTCGGCTTCGTTGGCACGCCGGCATGGAACGCCTTCCACGCCTTTCTGCAGGGGGAGCGCATTGGCGTCGATTTCTCACGTTTTGGCGAGAATGGAATCCTGCCCGTCATGCTCTCTTCCTCGCTCGTCGTCTTCCTCGGCCTGACACTCGGATGGTGGTTCTATGGGCGGAAACCGGTTCCGGCGGCGGATCAGCCCGATGCTCTCGACGCAATCCAGCCGCAACTCTTTCGTGTGTTGGCCAATAAGTTCTACGTCGATGAACTCTACGAGGCCACCTTCATTCGCTTCAACGCCTGGGCGGCTCGTGCCAGCGATTGGCTTGACCGTTGGGTATGGGGCGGAGGCGTGCAGCTTGTTTCCCGCAGTGTCCTCGCACTCTCCTGGTTTAATCGCCTTCTGGATACCAACGTGGTCAACTCGGGATTTGATGCGGGTTGCCAAGGCGCTGCTCGTGGTGCGCGGATTCTCTCCCACTTGCAGAACGGCCGCGTACAAAACTATCTGCGCATGATCGGAGTGGCACTCGTCTTTTTTGTCCTGTTCCTGATCTGGGGAAGCAAAGGATGA
- a CDS encoding 4Fe-4S dicluster domain-containing protein, with the protein MLGEGIVKGLAETARNFFGSYVSKERLTTVQYPEERLPLPEAARDYPFLVYDGDDWQAGLRCVACQICEKECPPKCIYIEKSKDKKPDALGKLQFYPARFDIDVSVCMSCQICVEVCPFEAIKMDNVYELSTDDRFGGLLWHKDRLAKPDAHYHAIHPSEAAVTDQVLAEEKAKAEAKAKAAAAKVANPVPAAPVEAANEK; encoded by the coding sequence ATGCTGGGCGAAGGAATTGTAAAAGGGCTGGCGGAGACGGCGAGAAACTTCTTCGGCAGCTACGTCAGCAAGGAGCGGCTGACTACCGTTCAGTATCCTGAAGAGCGCCTGCCTCTGCCGGAAGCCGCGCGTGATTATCCATTCCTTGTGTATGACGGAGACGACTGGCAGGCCGGGCTGCGTTGCGTCGCCTGCCAGATCTGCGAAAAAGAGTGCCCACCGAAGTGCATCTACATCGAGAAGAGCAAGGACAAGAAGCCCGATGCCCTGGGTAAGCTGCAGTTCTATCCCGCTCGCTTCGATATCGACGTCTCTGTCTGCATGAGCTGTCAGATCTGCGTCGAGGTCTGCCCCTTCGAAGCCATTAAGATGGATAACGTATACGAGCTCAGCACCGATGACCGCTTCGGCGGCCTTTTGTGGCATAAAGACAGGCTCGCCAAGCCGGATGCGCATTACCACGCGATTCATCCGTCCGAAGCCGCGGTGACGGACCAGGTGCTCGCCGAGGAGAAGGCCAAGGCCGAGGCGAAGGCCAAAGCGGCGGCTGCCAAGGTGGCCAATCCCGTGCCAGCAGCTCCCGTGGAGGCGGCAAACGAGAAGTAA
- the ndhC gene encoding NADH-quinone oxidoreductase subunit A, with protein sequence MMNGAYLTLLILFLCAIGFGVGPLLLAWIWAKVYSPEKPGPYKNATYECGLESKGEAWIQFKAGYYLYAIVFLIFDVEAVFLLPFAVAFTGLTVGACLAMLVFLLLLVEGLIWASRKGVLLST encoded by the coding sequence ATGATGAACGGTGCCTATCTGACTCTCCTGATTCTGTTTCTCTGCGCCATCGGCTTTGGCGTGGGGCCGCTTTTGCTGGCCTGGATATGGGCAAAAGTGTATTCCCCGGAGAAGCCCGGACCGTATAAGAACGCTACCTATGAGTGCGGTCTGGAGTCCAAGGGAGAGGCCTGGATTCAGTTCAAGGCTGGGTATTATCTCTATGCCATCGTCTTTCTGATCTTCGATGTGGAGGCGGTCTTTCTTCTCCCCTTTGCCGTAGCCTTTACGGGTTTGACGGTGGGAGCGTGTCTGGCCATGCTGGTCTTCCTCCTGCTGCTTGTAGAAGGTTTGATTTGGGCCAGCCGTAAGGGCGTCCTGCTCTCCACGTAA
- a CDS encoding NADH-quinone oxidoreductase subunit D gives MTETTAATNEERTRELTGEIGEEQLLEVSMGPHHPSTHGVFRMDVVLDGERVVKLKPVFGYLHRNHEKLGEGQSYLASMPYTDRLDYICSLTNNWAYALSVETLAGFEVPERAQYLRVITAELTRLQNHAGVIGFLVQDLGASGTPLMYAFREREKILDLFESLTGSRMMCNYMRFGGCRVDLPPGWLDAAKKVVDAFPRFLDEFENLLGTNEILMARTQGVGVLSRELAINAGITGPLLRACGINYDIRKVDKYGIYDRFDFRVPLAENGDVYDRYMIRILEMRESIKILEQAMRDIPPGPIMDPKAKLRGFRPKAGEAYGRIEAPKGELGFYLISDGTGNPYRYRVRAPSFVNLTVLEDMCIGNYIADTIAILGSIDIVLGEVDR, from the coding sequence ATGACAGAGACCACAGCAGCAACGAACGAAGAGCGGACGCGAGAGCTTACCGGCGAGATTGGCGAGGAACAACTCCTCGAAGTCTCGATGGGGCCGCACCATCCCTCCACGCACGGTGTCTTCCGCATGGACGTGGTGCTCGACGGCGAGCGTGTCGTCAAGCTCAAGCCGGTTTTCGGTTACCTGCATCGGAACCATGAGAAGCTTGGCGAAGGCCAGAGCTATCTGGCATCCATGCCGTATACCGACCGCCTGGACTACATCTGTTCGCTGACCAATAACTGGGCATACGCGCTCTCTGTCGAAACGCTGGCTGGATTCGAAGTTCCCGAGCGCGCCCAGTATCTGCGGGTCATTACCGCCGAGCTAACCCGCCTGCAGAATCATGCCGGCGTGATCGGTTTCCTTGTGCAGGATCTGGGAGCCAGCGGCACTCCCTTGATGTATGCCTTCCGCGAGCGCGAAAAAATCCTCGATCTCTTCGAGTCGCTGACCGGCTCCCGCATGATGTGCAACTACATGCGCTTTGGTGGATGCCGGGTGGATTTGCCTCCTGGCTGGCTCGACGCCGCGAAGAAGGTCGTCGATGCCTTTCCGCGCTTCCTCGATGAGTTTGAGAATCTGCTCGGGACGAATGAAATTTTGATGGCCCGCACCCAGGGCGTCGGAGTGCTCTCGCGCGAACTGGCCATCAATGCTGGAATCACCGGGCCCCTGTTGCGCGCCTGTGGCATCAACTACGACATCCGCAAAGTGGACAAGTATGGCATCTACGACCGCTTCGACTTCCGGGTGCCTCTGGCCGAAAACGGCGATGTCTACGACCGCTACATGATCCGTATTCTCGAGATGCGCGAGTCGATCAAGATCCTCGAACAGGCCATGCGAGATATTCCGCCAGGCCCCATCATGGATCCCAAGGCGAAGCTCCGAGGCTTCCGCCCCAAGGCAGGGGAGGCTTACGGCCGCATTGAAGCTCCCAAGGGCGAACTCGGCTTTTATCTGATCAGCGATGGTACGGGAAATCCATATCGCTACCGCGTGCGGGCTCCCAGCTTTGTCAACCTTACGGTGCTTGAAGATATGTGCATCGGCAACTACATCGCGGACACCATTGCCATTCTCGGCAGCATCGATATCGTGCTGGGCGAAGTGGATCGATAA